Genomic DNA from Tursiops truncatus isolate mTurTru1 unplaced genomic scaffold, mTurTru1.mat.Y mat_scaffold_132_arrow_ctg1, whole genome shotgun sequence:
catatatatgggtcttgtttttgtatccattcagcaagcctgtgtcttttggttggagcatttaatccattcacgtttaaggtaattatcaatatgtatgttcctatgaccattttcttaattgttttgggcttgttttcgtaggtccttttcttctcttctgtttcccacttagagaagttcctttagcatttgttatagagctggtttggtggtgctgaattctcttagctttgtttgtttgtaaatctgaaagagatccttgccacgtagagtaatcttggttgtaggttcttccctttcatcactttaagtatatcatgccactcccttctggcttgtagagtttctgctaagaaatccgctgttaaccttatgggtgttcccttgtatgtaatttgtcatttttcccttgctgttttcaataatttttctttgtctttaatttttgccagtttgattactatgtgtctcggcgtgtttttccttgggtttatcctgtatgggactcgttgctcttcctggacttgggtggctatttcctttgccatgttagggaagttttcgactataatctcttcaaatattttctcgggtccttctctcttctccttctgggacccctagaatgcgaatgtttttgcgtttattgttgtcccagaggtctcttaggctgtcttcatttcttttcattcttttttctttattctgttccacagcagtgaattccatcattctgtcttcaggtcacttatccattcttctgcctcagttattctgctattgattccttctagtgtagttttcatttcaggttattgtattgttcatctctgtttgtttgttctttaattctcctaggtctttgttaaacatttcttgtatcgtctcgatctttgcctccattctttttttttaaataaatttatttatttagttatttgtttttatttttgtctgcgttgggtcttccttgctgtgtgcgggctttctctagttgtgagcaggggctactcttggttgcggtgcatgggctcctcattgtcgtggcttctcttgttgggagcacaggctctaggcacgcaggcttcagtagttgtggtgcatgggctcagtagttgtggcttgcaggctctagagcgcaggctcagtagttgtggcacacgggcttagttgctccgcggcgtgtgggatcttcccggaccagggcttgaacccgtgtcccttgcattggcaggcagattcctaaccactgcgccaccagggaagccctgcctccattctttttccgaggtcctgggtcatcttcactattgtttttctgaattgtttttctggaagtttgcctatctccacttcatttagttgtttttcgggggttttatcttgttccttcatctggtacatagcccccTGCCTCTTCATCTTGCCTacctttttgtgaatgtggtttttgttccataggctgcaggattgtagctcttcttgcttctgctgtctgccctctggtgaatgaggctatctaagaggcttatgcaagtttcctgatgggagctACCTAGGCATTGTTCttatgttattattataactCAGACTTGAGACATGAATAACAGTTAACTGTGTCACATTTCTCTGTGCATTTTAGGAAGCAAATTTAATAACGTAAGTAAAGTTTTAGTTtcaaaaaaagactatttttcatAGATAATTTGACTTGGGGATGGGAACAGAATTTCTGTGCTCCCTTCCCTACTCATTgcctcactctcttttttttttcttccagttttactgagatataattgacatacagcactgtataagtttaaggtgtacagcataacgaTTTGACTTACAAACATAATGAAGTAATTAGCACCATAAATTTAGTGAAccttcatcatctcatatagatacaaaactaaagaattgggaaataattttttccttgtgatgagaactcttaggatttattctcttaacaattttcatatataacatacagcagtgttgattgcatttaaaatgttgtacatcacatccctagtgcttatttatcttataactggaagtttgactCTCtttatccaattccccctccctctcatcccccacctctggtaaccacaaatctgatctctttttctatgagtttgttttgtttgtttgtttgtttttgaagtataattgacctacaacactatgttagttcctggtacatagcagagtgattcagtatttctatacCTTTCAAAATGAACACCATGACATCTGGTTGTCATCTGTTaccaaagatattacataattattgactatattcccccaCACTGTACATgtatacctgtgactcatttgtttcataactggaagtttttacatcttaatttccctcacctatttctttcattCCCTTATCCTGCTTCCCTCTGGCAAGCACCTGTTTGTTATCTGTACCAatgactctgtttctattttgttattcttgttcatttgttttgttttgtaggttccacatataagtgaaatcatacagcatttgtctttctctgtctgacttatctcaccaAGGATgataccctctaagtccatccatgtggtCACAGTCTCACTCCTTTATGTGATTCAAATGGAAACAGTGCCTAAAATCTCAATCTAGGCAAAAAGAAATCAGGAGCTTTAGATCAGATTGCTCTCCTCTCACACCTCCTGACCTGACCCTGGGGCCTTCTCTCCCTGATCTGAGGGTCACTTGAGGCAACGTGCTTCGTACCCACACAGAGGGATCTGCTCCTGATGTTAAAACATGAAGTAGAAACAATAACAATGTGAACGGCCCTTTCACTTCATGCTGTACCTTACAAAGTGTGTTACAACCACTAACTGCTTTCACTCCTCCAAGACTTCCTTGAGATTTGGTACTATTACGAGCATTTTACAAAGTTAGAAATGGAGGCTTAGGGAAGAGAAGTGGACTCCAAGGAACGTGTCCTTGGAACATGCTGACGTGAACAATTAACTTCTCTAATAGTGGCCACTGTAGTGCTGGCCTCAGGTTCAGTGCAGCCAGATCTTGAGTGTCTATCACAGAGGGCGGTGGGCGCCAAGCCACGGCTTTGTCGTCACAGAGCACAGAATCCTCCTTGCTCTGCTTTGaatcctcctgcctcccaggaggGAAAAGCTACATCTAAGCTTCAGGGCCACCAGCTCCCTCTGACCCCAGCCCAATCTTCAGCACAGGGACTGAGGAAGATGAGGAACAGAGGAAAagcaggaagggagtggggaagcATGGCCTCAGGGAGGGGGAACAGCATGGTGCTACTGAGTGAGAGGATGAAGGTGCATTTTACTGACATGAGGAAGTCTCTTCTGTTCCCCTCTCCCTCCGCTTCCAATCCTTCACTAAAGCCTGATGATTCGAACTTGGAAACATAATCCTAAACCTGCACTTTTTCTTCTGCCCTATTGCTATTACCTTATCCCATGCCTCTGGGATTTGGCCTGGATACCATGTGGCGCTTGGCAAATGAGCATGGCCCAAAGTTCCTGACTGTCCCCACAGTCCCTGCACAGCTGCCAGAGTGATCTTCAGGTCACATTATTATCTAACATGCTCCATTTGTACCCCATAGGaaatttactctttattttcatcTCCATAGGTATGAAGCCTCTGAGCCTCAATAACCTCTATCATTAATGCTCATGGTTAAAATGCTCTTGTCCTGCTAGACTAACTTTCATTTTTGTAACATGACTAATCTACATTCACGTCGGGCCCTTTGaatgttctctctctgtctctctgtctctgtctctctcgggAAGACTATCCCCTTAGTTTCTGCATGACCAGCTGCTTCTCATATTGTTCGGAATTCATTCCTTCATTGGGCCCCTACCAACCACACTTCAGATTCACTTCTATGGACTCATCGAGACCCACTACAGATGGCCCTCTGTGTGGATGTGAAACCCACGGATGTGGAGGGCCAACGGTATGAGCcccttttatataagggacttgagcatctgtggattttgataTCTGCGGAgtctcctggaaccaatcccctgaaGCTACTGAGAGATGACTGTACATTGTTTCCCTCAGTGCAGTTTTCCCCCTGACACTTATCacctggaaaaataattttgcattttcttcccaGTAGAATAGGCACCCTAGGGCAGAAATGTGTCTTTGTTTACACTGCACCCTCACGACCTCAGAAATCTGCCTAGAGCACATCTGCACATGGGTTAACTACTGCATTAATGAATGACGAATGAATGCATGAACGAATGGTGGGAGAGGGGATGACGACACAAGGCAGAGAGAGATGGGGCAGCTGAGTTGGCTAATCCCTCTACCATACGGTGTTAGAGATGCTGTGTCCATGGCTGGGAAGTGACATGTGATCTGCTGAGACAAGGAAGATTCACTGCCTCATGGCAAATGTGACTCCAGCCTTGCGGTATCCCACCTTCTCCTTCTGTTACTCCAAGCCTGTTGGAAGGGTAAGCTCATTTCATGCCACTCTGTATTAATCTCAAGTCAGtggatttggggcttccctggtggtacagtggttgagagtctgcctgctaatgcagggaacacgggttcgagccctggtctgggaagatcccacatgccgcggagcaactaggcccgtgagccacaactactgagcctgcgcgtctggagcctgtgctccacaacaagagaggccgtgatagtgagaggcccacgcacctcgatgaagagtggcccccgcttgccgcaactggagaaggccctcgcgcagaaacgaagacccaacacagcaaaaataaataaattaattaataaactcctacccccaacatcttaaaaataaataaataaataaaaacccttggcttaaaaaaaataataattaaaaaaataaagtcggTGGATTCTGTTGAGCCCTGGAATTTTCCAAACCTAGTATCTCCATGCAATAGCTTGAGTCAACAGACCTGCCTGGAAGAACAAATCCTCCAGtggcttctccagagaagatgCTCAAGTGCAGATGCCGTATATAGTACTACCAAGAGCAAGAATGACTGACCATATGGAGGGGGGGAGGAATGGAAATTGCCATGTATCTGGGCCTGGAAGAGGAGCTGAAAAATAGGAGGTCAGGAGTCCCAGACTCAAGGACAGAGGTACAGATTTAATGACATGCTACCTGCCTTCTGTTCTGAGTCAGGTGCTGCAAAAGACCCGACCTGTCCCCCGAACAATCACTTGAATGCTGCATCTGACCACAGTTTGCAAAGAGCTTTCCCTTCCTGTTCCTCACTGATTCCTGAGTGCAGCCTTGTGATGGAGGCAGAGTAGGGGCTTTCATTATCCGCCCCCTTTTCTGTCTGTCTACATTTCTGTAATCCTGGAACCTGTGCCCCTTCCTGACCTGAATGTGAACAAGCCACTGATTCATCCTCGGGAGAGATCCCAATTCCATGTCTCCTTCCTTACCTTCTGCTACCAGATGACCAGCTGCTCCCTTCTCCAGGACACAGAAATCGCCAGGAAAGAGTTTCACCTCTTCTCCAGGTAGTACTGGAATCTGTCCATATACTACCTGAACAATTTGTCTCATTCCACATTAGACTCAAACTCTGGATCCACCCCTAGGATAACCATTAATATCTGAAGATTTGATatgcttatttaaaaacaaatctatgcGGCTAaaatttgcttctttcttttggtCTTATCACAATTACggcattttcccctttctttttgtttttacaccGTATCGTTCTCTTTATCATAAAATGCATGGTTCTTAAATCAGAATCAAATACATTTGTTTCTACTTACTGGGGGCTCTTTGCCTCCTGGTAATGAAATAGGCCGCTGTGAGTGGAAGCCGCAGCTTCCTGGCctaaagcagagagaaggaaaagtctgCACAACTTCATGACACAAGGAGCCTCTTATCCTCACGTCGATTTCCCACAAATCTCAGATTAGAAGAAGGGGAAAAGCCTCTAGACGAGAATGTAACTACATGACAGAAGAGCACAAACAGACACATGGAGCCTTGTAGGTAATTCTGTAAAGTTTACTGTGCGTGCACAAGGAGCTTCAGCTGAGCAAAGCTTAAAGGGACCTGGAGGCTGGTGAGATGAGGACTGATGCTGATCTCTGGGGTGGATGGTGGGACAGGACTGTGGCGCTTGGCAAATGAGCATGGCCCAAAGTTTTGGCCCAGAGTTTAGACGATGCCATCCAAGTGAACTGGAACCAGGGGGTACCTGGCATTGTCCTGTGGTAATCTGTTTCCACACGCAATGATGTAGATCTTCCGATTACTTCTCTGTCTATAACGGCAGTTCCTATAATCGTTTGCCTTTCTTCTGAGGTTGCAGTAGGTTACAAGCACTCGATGTGGGCTTCTATGACAATTCGTCCTGCGTGATCTAGGGCAGGTTACATTTCTGGTGTGACAAACACGAGCTACGGCAGCAAACGTTGTGTGGAGAAAAGTATTTTCACCTTTGCATGCCCTTCTGTAACGGTTAACCACCCGCATTGCATCATCGCATCGACGGTGGGCCATATTTAGGTGCTGAATCTGAAACCTCTGAGCCGGGGTTAATTGGGCGTGGAGTGAGATCACCACTCCCAAGAGCCCCAGCAGCAAAAAGAGAGGAAGCTGGGCATTCTGCTGTCTTGGAACCATGTTTCCTGTGAAAAGAAGGGTATCTTCTGTATCCCGGCCCACAAATAACACACTCCCTCCTCACTCACCCTGCAGGCCCCCTGCTGTCACTGTGATTCTAGCTCCTTTCCCCTCCGCTCCCCAAAGTCTGTCATGTGTCCTGGGCACTAACTTCAGCTCACCGCTCCCCCAGTTGCTGCTTCATTGCTGTCTCTCCTGTTCCAGCTCTGGGGCTCATTGTCTTACCCAGTATCTCTGCTGTGGCTCCTGTGAGAACAGATCCAGCTGGTGGGCCTGGCGCTCAGGGGCAGCTGGTATCCCCCCAGTTCTTGGGTCTGGAGATATAGAGCAGCCCCTGTGGGTGGGGCTAGCAGAACAAGGAGGGTTCTGAATCTAGGACATGAAGAAACGCACAGATTAGGACATGGTCCACTTATGCAATGAGCCCTTTGTTTTATCATTTGCTGATCAGTGCATACCCAGGGATGAACCACTGCTGCTTCTGTTGTAACAAATCTAATTCCAGGCATCCTGTGCAGGACAGAGCTCTGCCACTGGGTCTGATTtcctaaatgaaaaatatcacTGGCTGCAGAATGGccatagattttttatttttatttatttatttggctgcgttgggtcattgttgctgtgtgcgggctttctctagttgcagcgagcaggggctactcttcgttgcggtgcacgggcttctcattgcggtggcttcttttgttgcggagcatgtgctctaggcacgtgggcttcagtagttgtggcacaagagCTCaagagttgtggctcacgggctctagagctcaggctcagtagttgtggcacatgggcttagttgctctgcagcaagtgggatcttcccggacctgggctcgaacctgtgtcccctgcgttggcaggcggattcttaaccactgcgccattagggaagtcccagaatgggCTATACATTTTATAACTCAACTTGGGGGCAACACATTGAAAGACTGAAGTACATGAAGGCAGGCCCGGTACTCAGAACAAATAGAGCCAGGAGGCTTGTTTGCACCAgaggaacccaggccccccttTCATTTTAGTAATCACCCTGGTTCCTTCTCACCCAAATGTTCTTTATCTCCTCACTTCCCTGTGCTGGAAACTTGAGCTCTGAATTTCTCACTGCTCAAAATCCTATCAGTAATTAGTTTGTGACgaatctatgattttttttgtaattgctgttgtcttttttttttctgcttcctatGCATTGAATTcactttctcttgtttttacCCTGGCCCGGTTTTTGCCTTCACTTCCTGTGAAATAGCATGACCTAAAAACACCCGGAAGAAAGTCTGTAAAATCTGCCAGAGAATGAACATTTGGTGTCATGTAAGGGATTCCAAGCTAGAGCTTGAATTCCTGTGTTCTTTTCAATCTGCGCTATTTTCTACAAAACAGTCTGTCCTAGAGTTGTCATTTATCTTACTagtacatttcatttcttttttttttacatttcatttcttgatgttaacaggaaaaaaaaatttaatttgtaaaatgagcaTCAGTGGATAGGACACTGTATTCCTGAAATTATGGAAGTCATAGTATGTAACTTGATGCATGAAACATACTCTTGGttctcagagaagcagaggaaaataACTGTAGGCCTataatttgattacaatgtgatAGAGGTAATAACACTGTGTGAAGATGGTTTTATGGGGGCGCTGAGGATGAAGGGTCTTACTTGGCCTCATGGGATAAGAAAGGCTTCCAAAAGAAATGTCCATTTGAGCTGGCCCATAAAGGATAAGCAGAGTTTAGGGACTTAGGGAATAAATGAGCATTCTAGGCTAAGAAGATGGTGTGGGACATTGTACAGACAGGGAAAGTGTATCAAGGTAGGAAAGGTCTCCAGATAAGAGATATTAAATCCCTGGTCTAACCTCTCAGTtagaaaactggggcttccctgatggcgcagtggcgccctctcgctgcaactagagaaagcccgcgtacagcaacgaagacctgatgcagccaataaacaaacaaacaaataaataaaattaagaaaaagaaaactggattagGTCCTCAAATGGTACTGTACAACTCTCcaagaaaattaatgcacattttttaaaccacctttttatatttctgtcaTGTGGAAATGCAATTATTTTACCACTGATGTCGTTATGTAAACATGGACATAATGGTGACCTGGATAGGACTCAGTGCAGTGCTAATAGGATTCTGCCTGAAATCCTGTTCTACCTAAAAGGCATTAATATCTTTTACCATGaagtaagttgtcttttttttttcacgtaTATTTTGTGGAAAGCATTTTCAAGAGAGATGAGGATGTAAAAATGAATTAGGTGTAGTTTAGCCCTTCTGTGATACCGACAGCCACACTGGGTAGAAGGATCTGTACTCAAGTGTCTATAATATGAACTAAAAATCATACACTGCAGTC
This window encodes:
- the LOC117310705 gene encoding eosinophil cationic protein-like, with protein sequence MVPRQQNAQLPLFLLLGLLGVVISLHAQLTPAQRFQIQHLNMAHRRCDDAMRVVNRYRRACKGENTFLHTTFAAVARVCHTRNVTCPRSRRTNCHRSPHRVLVTYCNLRRKANDYRNCRYRQRSNRKIYIIACGNRLPQDNARYPLVPVHLDGIV